Within Streptomyces kaniharaensis, the genomic segment GGCGGGAGGCGGCCAACACCGCGCTGGACTTCGTGGTGGCGGCGGTCTCCGGGGTGATGGGTCCGGTCTGAGTGCCGGGGCCAGGAAGAACTCATGTGGTGGCTCCGGCTGCCACCGATCGAGGGGACACAGACATGACGACCTACACGACCACCGCCGTGGCGGGGAAGCTCTCCCCGCCCGCGCCGCTGGACCGGAAGGCGGTGCGCGACCTTGAGCGGCACGCCCACGAAGTGATGTCGCCGGCCGCGCGGATGCAGCCCCGGGAGCCGTTGGCGGAGGCGGGTGTACACGTCGCCATCGGGCTCGGGGGGCTCCACGGCCTGATGGTGGCCACCACCAGCCTGGACCACCTCGCGGAGGGAGAGCGGACGCTGTCCCACCTGCACCGGGCGGCCGGTCACCTGCGCGAGCACCTGGTGGAGACCGTGCCGGAGGAGGAGAGGGAGGCCCGGCACAGGGGGATGATCGACAGCTGCCTGGAGGAGGGGCTGACGGTCGTCGCCTCGCTCACGGCTGAGCTGGTGCTCGCCAAGGGTCGGCGGATCACGGTCCGGCTGACCGAGGAAGACGCCTACCAGACGGTCGAGCTGGAGGAGGAGGGGCAGGAGACGCGCACGCTCCGGCTCTCCGGCCGGGACCGCCTGGAACTCCACAGCGGGCTGCACGAGATCGGCCGGGTCGTCTGGCTGATGCTGCTGGCTGAGGACGGCAACCGGAACGGCCCGGCGGCGAGCGATGGGTGACTACCGCTACCGCTGTGAAGACTGCGGGCGCTTCGACTGCGAGAGCTGCGGGACGCACATCTGCCTGGACTACTGCGACTGCATGCGCTCCCATCACTGCCCGTGCGAGTGCGCCGCCTACGACCGCCAGCTGACCTACGGCCCGGACGGCTGGGAGTAGGGCGACCGCCCGGCGGGCAGCGTCCCGCCGGGCACCAACTTTGGGCACCAACTTTGGGGAGGGGAACGGATGGCAGGGATTCCTGACCAGCGGCACGGGGCGGGGGCGTCTGCGGCCCGGATGGGCCAGCAGCAGCTCGACGCCGAGCGGGCCCGCCAGCACGCGCGGGCCCGCTGGGCTTTACCGGCGGCCGCGGTCGGCGGCCTGGTCCTGGCCGTGCTCCTCGGCCTGCCGTGGTGGCTCGGCCTGGTCCTGGTGCTCGTCGTCGTCGGCGCGGTCGCCCGCCGGGTGTACCGGCCGGTGGGCAACTCCTGGACCATCGGGGCGGCGGGCGAGCGGCGCACGGCCCAGCTGCTGATCCCACTGCAGCGCGACGGCTGGACGGCGCTCCACGACCGGGCGGTGCCGGGGAGCCGCGCGAACGTCGATCACCTGCTGATCGGCCCGGCCGGGGTGCTGATGGTGGACACGAAGAACTGGCAGAGCTCCAAGTCCACGCTGCGGATCGACGGCGGCCGGCTCTTCTACGGCAAGTACGACCAGAGCAAGACGCTGCGGACGGCGGCCTGGGAGGCGGAGCAGACGTCCCGGGCGCTCGGGGTGCCGGTGCGGGCCCTGGTCGCCGTGCACGGTGCGAGCGTGCCCGGCGGGTGGTGATGCTGGAGAACGTCACGGTGGTGCCGGCCAAGCGGGTGCGGCACATCGTCCGCAACCTCGCCCCGGTGCCCGGCTTCGACCCGGCCCGCGTGCAGCAGCTGGCCGACCACGCCGCCCGGGTGCTGCCCCCGCACGGCGGCTGACCCCGGTCAGCGAGAAGGGGCCCCGGTCCACCCGGGCCCCTTCGCCGTTCCTGCTGCCGGAACTGACCGACAATGCCGACTTGTTGACATCAGCCCTCGCCCGGTCACCCCCTGGTGCCGGCGCGCTCGGCAACCGGTGCCGGAGAGCACCGAGCCGACCGGCGCCCCGCGCCGGACGGCGGCCCCCGCTCCTCGATCAGCCACGCCTCCCCCTCTGCGTCACGGCGGGTCACCCCCACGCCTGCCCCGCCGGGTAGTTGCTTGTCTACGGCGGTGCCACCTCTTGGCACGGGCGGTTGGCGCGGCTGCGGGCCTTGACCTGCGTCAGAGACCACCCGATCGGGGGACGCCCCCGGCGGCCGGAACCGCCCGCGCACCTGGGGGAACTGGGAGACTGCCCGCCATGGCCTTTGACGACTTCGACGGTGAAGACGACGACGACGACTTCTCCCTGCAGGCGGTGCTCCGCTCGCAGTTGGAGGAGTATCTGCGGGACCTGGAGGACCTGGACGAGATCGACACGGAGGAACTGGCCTCCCAGCTGGCCAGCACGGCGGAGAGCCACTTCGGCATGTAGCCGGTGAACGCGAGAGGGCCCCGCCGGCGGCGGGGCCCTCGTCGTGCTGCTCGGGTGTCAGTGTACGGGGATGCTCTCGGCGAGACGGCGGATCTCGCCGCCCACCTCCAGCTCGGCGAGCATGGCCATCAGCTCGTCGTGGGTCGCCTTCGGCAGTCCCTCGCGCAGTCCGGCCTGGAGGTAGCCGGCGGAGATGGTCTGCACGATCGTGCGCCGGGAGCACAGCTTGACCATCCGCTGGCTGATCTCCTCGGCGCGGGCCTCGTCCCCGGCGTCCTTGGCCTGGGTGAGCTCCTTGAACAGCATCGCGCCGCGCAGGGTCTCGGCGAAGACTTCCCGCTCCTCCGGGGTCGTGGCGGCCTCGGCCAGCACGTGCGCCTCGATGCGCCGGGCCTCGTCCATGTCGCCGCGCTCGTAGGCGTCGCGCAGTGCGTGCCCTGCCGGGTCTCGTAGATGTCGGGCAGCTGCAGCGGGCTGCCCTGGGTGTTCGTCATGGTCCCCTCCGGTTCGGTGTGGTGGTGGTCAGCGGTGCCGGCCGCCGGCTCCAACGCCTCGGCGGCCGCCAGCCCGGCGGCCCGCGCGCCCGCGGCGGGCCACTCCAGCACTACCTCGCCGGGCTCCTGCACGACCTGGTCGTGCAGGTCCACGCGGTGCAGTGGGAGCGCTTGATGC encodes:
- a CDS encoding nuclease-related domain-containing protein is translated as MAGIPDQRHGAGASAARMGQQQLDAERARQHARARWALPAAAVGGLVLAVLLGLPWWLGLVLVLVVVGAVARRVYRPVGNSWTIGAAGERRTAQLLIPLQRDGWTALHDRAVPGSRANVDHLLIGPAGVLMVDTKNWQSSKSTLRIDGGRLFYGKYDQSKTLRTAAWEAEQTSRALGVPVRALVAVHGASVPGGW